A genomic region of Arachis stenosperma cultivar V10309 chromosome 9, arast.V10309.gnm1.PFL2, whole genome shotgun sequence contains the following coding sequences:
- the LOC130950319 gene encoding uncharacterized protein LOC130950319 — protein MQEMFSMYIENRAQISYIELYVEFEQSEADRNILREDYNSDSEEEFESNYECVGADGDEVHGEENMDADVTEVADALANDMPFAEPSFMRVLDLEAMHVPEFPEYMTAEVPFVADGEFAVGMEFSSREAVIKAIKEYTIRRSVDYRVYESEPLTFYAKCTQYGSGCDWLIRVSLISRKYCWVIRRYNGSHTCTRATISQDHAKLDSITIAEAIKPLVEADPSLKVKSVIAEVQSKFNYTAMCHKEPSAVVHFETMPAYQGDDLVGHIRVLHRVFWSYYPCIRAFRHCKPVVQVDGTHLYGKYKGCLLVAVSQDGNNNIVPIAFAIVEGETSDAWHFFLSNLRQHVVTRDGVGLISDRHESINAAVERSNGAWSPPRAFHMFCIRHIESNFLRKFKAPYLQKLVVNIGYSRTVREYEVCYQRLRERGEAYTNWLNRIPREQYALAFDGGYRWGHMTTNLVECINSVLKGARNLPITALVKATFYRLNELFTRKRAEAEARINAGHVFSEVVTSKLHANQLASGNIQVSCFDRQNEVFEVREMPSGLEFAVDLRALRCDCGEFQVDRIPYRHVFACCANQRLDWKLYVHDVYKMDQVRRVYRARFRPLGNPTTWPAYNGPRYVPNPYLRRVSKGRPRMTRFLNEMDTRMLRRPRRCTLCGAEGHSRSRCRQSAGRTVDGDAP, from the exons ATGCAGGAGatgttttcaatgtatattgaaAACCGGGCGCAGATCTCGTATATCGAGttgtatgttgagtttgaacaatctGAGGCAGACCGAAACATTCTACGGGAAGATTATAATAGTGACAGTGAAGAAGAGTTCGAAAGCAACTACGAATGTGTTGGTGCAGATGGAGATGAAGTTCATGGTGAGGAAAATATGGATGCAGATGTGACAGAGGTGGCAGATGCACTCGCAAACGATATGCCGTTTGCGGAGCCTTCATTTATGCGAGTTCTGGACTTGGAAGCCATGCATGTGCCGGAGTTTCCGGAATATATGACTGCAG AAGTTCCTTTTGTCGCAGATGGTGAATTTGCTGTTGGGATGGAGTTTAGTTCCCGGGAAGCTGTTATTAAGGCAATAAAAGAGTATACCATACGACGAAGCGTAGATTACCGGGTGTATGAGTCTGAGCCTTTGACATTTTACGCCAAGTGTACACAGTATGGGTCAGGGTGTGATTGGCTTATCAGGGTTAGTCTGATCAGCAGGAAGTATTGTTGGGTTATAAGGAGGTATAATGGTAGTCACACTTGTACCAGAGCCACCATTTCACAGGATCATGCGAAGCTGGACTCCATCACAATTGCAGAAGCAATAAAGCCATTGGTTGAGGCTGATCCCTCCTTAAAGGTAAAGTCCGTTATAGCAGAAGTGCAATCGAAGTTTAACTATACT GCCATGTGTCACAAGGAGCCATCAGCTGTTGTCCATTTTGAGACTATGCCTGCATACCAAGGCGATGACTTGGTTGGTCATATTCGGGTACTGCATAGAGTATTTTGGAGTTATTACCCCTGTATCAGGGCATTCAGACATTGTAAGCCAGTTGTCCAGGTGGATGGGACTCACTTGTACGGGAAGTATAAGGGTTGTCTCCTAGTCGCAGTTTCACAGGATGGCAACAACAACATCGTCCCAATTGCGTTTGCTATTGTCGAGGGAGAGACTTCTGATGCGTGGCACTTTTTCCTTAGTAACTTGCGTCAACATGTTGTCACTCGGGATGGTGTGGGACTCATATCCGACCGACACGAATCCATCAATGCAGCTGTGGAACGGAGTAACGGAGCCTGGTCACCTCCTAGAGCTTTTCATATGTTCTGCATCAGGCATATAGAGTCGAATTTTCTGCGGAAATTCAAGGCACCGTACCTCCAAAAATTGGTCGTCAACATTG GATATTCCAGGACGGTGCGGGAGTATGAAGTGTGTTACCAGCGATTACGGGAACGGGGGGAAGCGTATACCAACTGGTTAAACCGAATTCCTCGCGAACAGTACGCATTGGCGTTTGATGGTGGATACCGATGGGGTCACATGACAACGAATCTAGTGGAATGCATCAATTCAGTGTTGAAGGGTGCACGCAATCTTCCTATTACTGCTCTTGTCAAGGCAACATTCTACAGGCTAAACGAGCTCTTCACCAGAAAAAGAGCAGAGGCAGAAGCGCGGATTAATGCTGGCCATGTGTTCTCCGAGGTCGTGACCTCGAAGTTGCATGCAAACCAACTTGCATCAGGAAACATACAGGTCAGTTGCTTTGACCGGCAGAATGAAGTCTTCGAGGTGCGTGAGATGCCAAGCGGATTGGAGTTTGCAGTCGATCTACGCGCCCTTCGATGTGACTGTGGTGAGTTCCAGGTGGACCGGATCCCCTACAGACATGTGTTCGCATGTTGTGCGAACCAGCGACTGGATTGGAAGCTATATGTGCATGATGTGTATAAGATGGACCAAGTTCGGCGGGTGTACCGAGCAAGATTTAGGCCACTAGGTAACCCGACAACGTGGCCTGCGTACAACGGTCCTCGCTACGTACCGAATCCGTATCTGAGACGTGTCTCGAAAGGGCGCCCCAGGATGACGCGTttcttgaatgagatggacacGCGAATGTTACGTCGTCCTAGGCGATGTACGCTTTGTGGGGCTGAGGGACACAGTCGTAGTAGATGCCGTCAGTCAGCTGGTAGAACTGTCGACGGAGATGCTCCGTAG
- the LOC130951714 gene encoding probable methyltransferase At1g29790, which translates to MRCLHKCLCQKGVSHSLKEGAIPSLQKPNQDLQDSFWKIPPDSNIVWDPYTCKSHKCLIERKNNKGYCKDFFDLQGRKKGRWIFDDGGLDFGIDQVLGTKRSDNTIHIGFDIGGGTGTFAARMKERNVTIITSTLDLDGLFSHFIASRGLILIHLSISQRFLFFENTLDIVHSMEFIGNWLPETMLEFLLYDVHRVSRPGEIFWFEHFFCFGSQVNGTYLPMFDRVGFNKLRWHAARKLHHDGVQKNEWYTFQHYW; encoded by the coding sequence ATGAGGTGTTTGCACAAATGCTTGTGTCAAAAGGGTGTGAGCCACTCCCTAAAAGAAGGTGCCATCCCAAGTCTCCAAAAGCCAAATCAAGATTTGCAAGATAGCTTTTGGAAAATTCCACCAGATAGCAACATTGTTTGGGATCCTTATACTTGTAAGAGCCACAAGTGCCTCATTGAGAGGAAGAACAACAAAGGGTACTGTAAAGATTTCTTTGATCTGCAAGGAAGGAAAAAGGGTAGGTGGATCTTTGATGATGGTGGACTTGATTTTGGGATAGACCAAGTTCTTGGGACGAAAAGATCCGACAACACGATCCATATCGGATTTGACATTGGTGGTGGAACAGGGACATTTGCTGCAAGGATGAAAGAAAGGAATGTGACAATCATCACAAGCACACTGGATTTGGACGGTCTATTCAGCCACTTCATTGCGTCAAGGGGATTGATTCTAATTCATCTCAGCATATCTCAGAGGTTTCTATTCTTTGAGAACACACTTGATATTGTTCATTCCATGGAATTCATAGGAAATTGGTTGCCAGAAACTATGCTTGAGTTTTTGCTATATGATGTGCATAGGGTATCGAGGCCAGGGGAAATTTTTTGGTTTGAACATTTCTTCTGCTTTGGATCACAGGTTAATGGAACTTATTTGCCAATGTTTGATAGAGTTGGGTTCAACAAACTTAGATGGCATGCTGCAAGGAAGCTTCATCATGATGGGGTTCAGAAGAATGAATGGTATACATTTCAGCATTATTGGTAA
- the LOC130950320 gene encoding heparanase-like protein 2, translating to MGVNQYVKVALFLSLLVLFCPSFSSSEDVKLKVKGVTNIATTDENFICATLDWWPSNKCDYNQCPWGKAGILNLDLNNTILSNAIKAFNPLRIRLGGSLQDQIIYQFGKQKHCPTMRKKDNGLFGFSVGCLPRKRWDEMNHFLNKTGVKFTFGLNALVGKKNSKEDQLNWKGDWNPNNAISLMKYTVSKGYNIDSYELGNELCSEGVSARIDSVQYAKDITKLRHIINSLYPNATTRPKVLGPAGFYGKEWFDSFLQHVGPGVIDGVTHHIYNLGAGVDRDLISKVQDPYFLSKIAQTFKDVSTAVKDFTPWAGAWVGESGGAYNSGGKDVSHTFVNGFWYLDQLGMTSTFNHKVYCRQALIGGNYALLNTTSFIPNPDYYGALLWHRLMGTNVLSISHDSSPYLRTYAHCSKQGNGITLLLINMENSTSFDVSLVNDMNLYPEELVSEGINTVNLMDSLKREEYHLTPKDGNIQSDVVLLNGTPLELTKSKEIPELKPKIVDASSSSPIKVVPHSIVFVQINNFNAPACAPPTK from the exons ATGGGTGTAAATCAGTATGTGAAAGTAGCTCTTTTTTTAAGTCTCTTAGTATTATTTtgtccttctttttcttcatcagAAGATGTGAAGCTTAAAGTGAAAGGGGTCACAAACATTGCTACAACTGATGAGAATTTCATATGTGCAACATTAGATTGGTGGCCATCTAATAAATGTGACTATAACCAATGTCCATGGGGAAAAGCTGGGATTCTCAACTTG GACTTGAATAACACGATACTCTCAAATGCAATCAAAG CATTCAATCCTCTGAGGATTAGATTAGGAGGTTCACTACAAGATCAAATTATTTACCAATTTGGGAAGCAAAAGCACTGCCCAACTATGAGAAAGAAGGATAACGGTTTGTTTGGATTCAGTGTTGGATGCCTTCCCAGAAAGAGATGGGATGAAATGAATCACTTTTTGAACAAAACCGg TGTCAAATTTACATTTGGCTTAAACGCACTTGTTGGCAAGAAAAATTCCAAAGAAGACCAATTAAACTGGAAAGGAGATTGGAATCCAAACAATGCCATAAGTCTCATGAAGTACACTGTCTCAAAAGGATACAATATAGATTCATATGAATTAg GAAACGAGCTATGCTCTGAAGGAGTATCAGCAAGAATAGATAGTGTTCAATATGCAAAAGATATCACAAAACTAAGGCACATAATTAACTCATTATACCCAAATGCCACAACAAGACCAAAGGTGTTGGGTCCAGCTGGATTTTATGGTAAAGAATGGTTTGATAGCTTCTTGCAACATGTTGGACCTGGTGTCATTGATGgagttacacatcacatttatAACCTTGGTGCTG gTGTTGATAGGGATCTTATTAGTAAGGTTCAAGACCCATATTTCTTGAGTAAAATTGCACAAACTTTCAAGGATGTTTCAACCGCGGTAAAAGACTTCACACCATGGGCTGGAGCATGGGTTGGAGAATCTGGTGGAGCTTATAACAGTGGAGGCAAAGATGTATCACATACTTTTGTTAATGGCTTTTG GTATTTGGACCAATTGGGTATGACATCAACCTTCAACCACAAAGTTTATTGTAGACAAGCTTTGATTGGAGGAAACTATGCTTTGCTAAATACAACATCATTCATTCCTAATCCAGATTATTATGG AGCACTTTTGTGGCATCGACTTATGGGAACCAATGTGCTTTCTATTTCTCATGATAGTTCACCGTATCTACGTACATATGCTCATTGTTCTAAACAAGGG AACGGAATCACATTACTACTAATAAACATGGAGAATTCGACATCTTTCGATGTATCCCTTGTGAATGACATGAATCTTTATCCGGAGGAGTTGGTATCAGAGGGAATAAACACAGTGAATTTGATGGATTCATTGAAAAGAGAAGAGTACCACTTAACACCTAAAGATGGAAACATTCAAAGTGATGTTGTGCTTCTGAATGGAACTCCATTGGAACTTACCAAGTCAAAGGAAATTCCAGAGCTTAAACCAAAGATTGTTgatgcttcttcttcttctccaatcaaaGTTGTACCTCATTCAATAGTCTTTGTGCAAATCAATAATTTCAATGCACCTGCATGTGCACCTCCTACAAAATAG
- the LOC130951167 gene encoding uncharacterized protein LOC130951167 isoform X1: MKLLVDTKREKVLFAEASKEVIDFLFHFLQLPLATVVKLLTTKGAVGCIGNLYQSVETLNDTYYLQPNQPKHFLLNPKIPLSSPLISALLPPNGGGGEGQSESIPLKLYRCGSCSSYTVTDLYNSKCSACGFGYMTREVKYISKNDQVKDSSFNSNSNGFVKEVVTYTVTDDLVIEPMSTISCITMLNQFSVKDVGVLKEKVVELGMPEGVKLLRASLQSEMVLTNVFLKNSENTSFHLI; encoded by the exons ATGAAGCTCCTCGTTGACACAAAGCGCGAGAAAGTTCTCTTCGCTGAAGCATCCAAAGAAGTGATAGACTTCCTCTTCCACTTTCTTCAGCTGCCACTGGCCACCGTAGTGAAGCTCCTAACCACCAAAGGAGCGGTTGGTTGCATAGGGAATCTATATCAGAGCGTGGAAACCCTAAACGACACTTATTACTTACAACCAAATCAACCTAAACATTTTCTCTTGAACCCTAAGATTCCTCTCTCTTCACCTCTCATCTCTGCTCTTCTCCCTCCAAATGGCGGCGGCGGTGAAGGTCAATCGGAGTCTATCCCGTTGAAGCTGTACAGATGCGGAAGTTGCAGCAGTTATACGGTTACAGATTTGTATAACTCTAAATGCAGCGCGTGTGGGTTTGGTTATATGACTAGAGAAGtcaaatacataagcaagaatGATCAAGTCAAAGATTCTTCTTTTAACAGCAACAGTAATGGATTTGTGAAGGAGGTTGTGACATACACGGTGACGGATGATTTGGTGATTGAGCCAATGTCAACCATATCTTGCATCACCATGCTTAATCAGTTCAGTGTTAAGGATGTTGGtgtcttgaaggagaaggttgtTGAATTGGGGATGCCAgag GGTGTGAAGCTACTGAGGGCTTCGCTACAGTCAGAAATGGTTTTAACCAATGTTTTTCTCAAGAATTCTGAAAACACCAGCTTTCATCTAATATGA
- the LOC130951167 gene encoding uncharacterized protein LOC130951167 isoform X2, with protein sequence MKLLVDTKREKVLFAEASKEVIDFLFHFLQLPLATVVKLLTTKGAVGCIGNLYQSVETLNDTYYLQPNQPKHFLLNPKIPLSSPLISALLPPNGGGGEGQSESIPLKLYRCGSCSSYTVTDLYNSKCSACGFGYMTREVKYISKNDQVKDSSFNSNSNGFVKEVVTYTVTDDLVIEPMSTISCITMLNQFSVKDVGVLKEKVVELGMPEFMFCFIGCEATEGFATVRNGFNQCFSQEF encoded by the exons ATGAAGCTCCTCGTTGACACAAAGCGCGAGAAAGTTCTCTTCGCTGAAGCATCCAAAGAAGTGATAGACTTCCTCTTCCACTTTCTTCAGCTGCCACTGGCCACCGTAGTGAAGCTCCTAACCACCAAAGGAGCGGTTGGTTGCATAGGGAATCTATATCAGAGCGTGGAAACCCTAAACGACACTTATTACTTACAACCAAATCAACCTAAACATTTTCTCTTGAACCCTAAGATTCCTCTCTCTTCACCTCTCATCTCTGCTCTTCTCCCTCCAAATGGCGGCGGCGGTGAAGGTCAATCGGAGTCTATCCCGTTGAAGCTGTACAGATGCGGAAGTTGCAGCAGTTATACGGTTACAGATTTGTATAACTCTAAATGCAGCGCGTGTGGGTTTGGTTATATGACTAGAGAAGtcaaatacataagcaagaatGATCAAGTCAAAGATTCTTCTTTTAACAGCAACAGTAATGGATTTGTGAAGGAGGTTGTGACATACACGGTGACGGATGATTTGGTGATTGAGCCAATGTCAACCATATCTTGCATCACCATGCTTAATCAGTTCAGTGTTAAGGATGTTGGtgtcttgaaggagaaggttgtTGAATTGGGGATGCCAgag TTTATGTTTTGTTTTATAGGGTGTGAAGCTACTGAGGGCTTCGCTACAGTCAGAAATGGTTTTAACCAATGTTTTTCTCAAGAATTCTGA
- the LOC130951166 gene encoding beta-hexosaminidase 1-like, translating to MKLWPLPTWHTAFACALFFTALTLCVSEAVAAGTLNPTPRSSPSLPFIWPLPAAFTFGNHTLSVDPALSLAGNAASSAILRAAFDRYRGIVFKHSDRYGFLRTLRTTYDVSKLQINVQSHSDQLQLGVDESYSLFVSNAELHSGVVTIEANTVFGALRGLETFSQLCSFDYTTKTVQINKAPWSIRDKPRFAYRGLMLDTSRHYLPIDVIKQIIESMSYAKLNVLHWHIIDEQSFPLEVPSYPNLWKGSYTKWERYTVEDAYEIVNFSRMRGINVMAEVDVPGHAASWGVGYPSLWPSPSCKEPLDVSKDFTFDVLSGILSDMRKIFPFELFHLGGDEVNTDCWSNTSQVTHWLSQNRLTPKAAYEYFVLKAQEIALSKRWSPVNWEETFNSFPAKLHPKTVVHNWLGPGVCPKAVAKGFRCIFSNQGVWYLDHLDVPWEDVYTAEPLEGIRKVSEQKLVLGGEVCMWGETVDTSDVQQTIWPRAAAAAERLWSPRDHTTRNINITTLPRLQYFRCLLNRRGVAAAPVTNFYGRTAPTGPGSCFDQ from the exons ATGAAGCTGTGGCCCCTACCCACGTGGCACACGGCATTTGCATGCGCACTCTTCTTCACTGCTTTAACACTTTGCGTTTCTGAAGCTGTTGCTGCTGGAACACTCAACCCAACACCGCGCTCTTCGCCTTCGCTACCTTTCATTTGGCCACTCCCTGCCGCATTCACCTTCGGCAATCACACTCTCTCCGTCGACCCTGCCCTCTCTCTCGCCGGAAATGCCGCCTCCTCCGCCATTCTCAGGGCGGCGTTTGATAGGTACAGAGGGATCGTCTTCAAGCACTCTGATCGCTATGGTTTTCTCAGAACTCTCAGGACTACCTATGATGTTTCCAAATTGCAGATCAATGTTCAATCTCACAGCGACCAG CTTCAACTTGGAGTGGATGAAAGCTATAGTTTGTTCGTTTCAAATGCCGAGTTGCATTCCGGAGTAGTCACAATTGAG GCAAACACTGTTTTTGGTGCATTGCGTGGATTAGAG ACATTCAGTCAGTTGTGTTCGTTTGACTACACAACTAAAACGGTACAAATAAACAAGGCGCCTTGGTCCATCCGAGATAAACCTAGATTTGCATACCGTGGGCTTATGTTGG ATACATCGAGGCACTATTTACCAATTGATGTGATTAAGCAGATAATTGAATCTATGTCATATGCTAAGCTT AATGTTCTGCATTGGCATATCATAGACGAGCAGTCATTTCCTCTAGAGGTGCCGTCATATCCAAATCTGTGGAAAGGTTCTTACACAAAATGGGAACGTTACACTGTGGAGGACGCATATGAAATTGTCAA CTTTTCAAGAATGAGAG GTATAAATGTGATGGCAGAAGTGGATGTCCCTGGTCATGCAGCATCATG GGGTGTCGGATATCCTAGTCTTTGGCCATCACCCTCATGTAAGGAGCCACTAGACGTTTCAAAGGATTTTACATTTGATGTCCTTTCTGGAATTTTGTCAG ATATGAGAAAAATATTTCCATTCGAGCTATTTCATTTGGGTGGTGATGAAGTTAATACAG ATTGCTGGAGCAATACTTCTCAAGTGACTCACTG GCTTTCTCAGAACCGCTTGACTCCCAAAGCTGCATATGAATATTTTGTACTGAAGGCCCAAGAGATAGCTCTTTCGAAAAGATGGAGTCCTGTAAACTG GGAAGAAACCTTCAACTCATTTCCAGCTAAGCTCCATCCGAAGACTGTAGTTCATAACTG GTTGGGCCCTGGAGTTTGTCCAAAGGCAGTTGCAAAAGGTTTCAGGTGCATTTTCAGCAACCAAGGTGTCTGGTATTTGGACCATCTAGATGTACCATGGGAAGATGTCTATACTGCCGAGCCACTAGAAGGAATCCGAAAAGTTTCGGAACAAAAACTTGTACTTGGAGGAGAAGTTTGCATGTGGGGCGAGACGGTGGATACATCAGATGTTCAGCAAACAATATGGCCTCGAGCTGCTGCTGCAGCAG AACGCCTGTGGAGTCCGAGAGATCATACTACTAGAAACATAAATATTACGACGCTGCCGCGGTTGCAATACTTCAGATGCTTGTTGAATAGAAGAGGGGTTGCAGCTGCTCCTGTGACAAACTTCTATGGTAGGACTGCACCTACTGGTCCTGGCTCATGCTTTGATCAATGA